A window from Taeniopygia guttata chromosome 10, bTaeGut7.mat, whole genome shotgun sequence encodes these proteins:
- the MFAP1 gene encoding microfibrillar-associated protein 1, which produces MSVPSALMKQPPIQSTAGAVPVRNEKGELSMEKVKVKRYVSGKRPDYAPMESSEEEDEEFQFIKKAKEQEVEPEEQEEELANDPRLRRLQNRIAEDVEERLARHRKIVEPEVVGESDSEVEGGEAWRLEREDTSEEEEEEIDDEEIERRRGMMRQRAQERKTEEMEVMELEDEGRSGEESESESEYEEYTDSEDEMEPRLKPVFIRKKDRITVQEREAEALKQKELEQEAKRMAEERRKYTLKIVEEEAKKELEENKRSLAALDALDTDDENDEEEYEAWKVRELKRIKRDREEREAMEKEKAEIERMRNLTEEERRAELRANGKVITNKAVKGKYKFLQKYYHRGAFFMDEDEEVYKRDFSAPTLEDHFNKTILPKVMQVKNFGRSGRTKYTHLVDQDTTSFDSAWGQESAQNTKFFKQKAAGVRDVFERPSAKKRKTT; this is translated from the exons ATGTCGGTCCCCAGCGCTCTCATGAAGCAGCCGCCGATCCAGTCCACGGCGGGCGCCGTGCCCGTCCGCAACGAGAAGG GCGAGCTGTCCATGGAGAAGGTGAAGGTGAAGCGGTACGTGTCGGGCAAGCGGCCCGACTACGCGCCCATGGAGTCCtcggaggaggaggacgaggagtTCCAGTTCATCAAGAAGGCGAAGGAGCAAGAGGTCGAGCCCgaggaacaggaggaggaattGGCCAACGACCCCCGGCTCCGGCGCCTCCAGAACCGCATCGCCGAGGATGTGGAGGAGCG GCTGGCAAGGCACCGCAAAATCGTGGAACCTGAAGTGGTTGGAGAAAGCGATTCAGAAGTGGAGGGGGGAGAAGCTTGGCGCCTGGAACGGGAGGACACcagtgaagaggaggaggaagagatcGATGATGAG GAGATCGAGCGTCGGCGTGGGATGATGCGTCAGCGAGCACAGGAGAGAAAAACTGAGGAGATGGAAGTGATGGAATTGGAAGATGAGGGTCGGTCTGGAGAAGAGTCTGAGTCAGAATCTGAGTATGAGGAGTATACGGACAGCGAAGATGAAATGGAGCCACGTCTCAAACCGGTCTTTATTCGCAA GAAGGACCGGATCACAGTCCAGGAGAGAGAAGCAGAAGCTCTGaagcagaaggagctggagcaggaggcaaAGAGGATGGCAGAGGAGAGGCGCAAGTACACGCTTAAG ATTGTAGAAGAGGAAGCAaagaaggagctggaggagaacAAGCGCTCACTGGCAGCACTGGATGCACTCGATACAGATGATGAGAACGATGAGGAGGAGTATGAGGCCTGGAAAGTCCGTGAGCTGAAGCGTATCAAACGAGACCGCGAAGAACGAGAAGC catggagaaggagaaggcagagatCGAGCGTATGCGGAACCTGACAGAGGAGGAGCGCCGTGCTGAGCTCCGGGCCAATGGTAAAGTCATCACCAACAAGGCAGTAAAGGGCAAATACAAATTCCTGCAGAAGTACTACCACCGCGGCGCCTTCTTCATG gatgaggatgaggaggtgTACAAGAGGGACTTCAGTGCTCCGACCCTTGAGGACCACTTCAACAAGACCATCCTGCCCAAAGTCATGCAG GTCAAGAACTTCGGGCGCTCAGGGCGGACGAAGTACACGCACTTGGTGGACCAGGACACCACCTCCTTTGACTCTGCCTGGGGCCAGGAGAGTGCGCAGAACACCAAGTTCTTTAAGCAGAAGGCAGCAGGGGTGCGGGATGTCTTTGAGAGACCCTCGGCCAAGAAACGAAAAACTACCTAA
- the HYPK gene encoding huntingtin-interacting protein K, which yields MAAEGDVELELETEPNGSGGGSDGAGGRAAEKPRKHDSGAADLERVTDYAEEKEIQSSNLETAMSVIGDRRSREQKAKQEREKELAKVTIKKEDLELIMTEMEISRAAAERSLREHMGNVVEALITLTN from the exons atgGCGGCGGAGGGCGAtgtggagctggagctggagacGGAGCCCAACGGCTCCGGCGGCGGCAGCGATGGGGCGGGCGGTCGCGCGGCCGAGAAGCCGCGGAAGCACGATAGCGGCGCGGCGGACCTGGAGCGTGTCACGGACTAcgcggaggagaaggagatcCAGAGCTCCAACCTGGAGACG GCTATGTCGGTGATCGGAGACCGGAGGTCCCGGGAGCAGAAAGCCAAGCAGGAGAG GGAGAAAGAACTGGCAAAAGTCACCATCAAGAAGGAGGATCTAGAGCTGATT ATGACGGAGATGGAAATATCACGGGCCGCAGCGGAGCGCAGCCTGCGCGAGCACATGGGCAACGTGGTGGAGGCTCTCATCACCCTCACCAACTGA